A genomic segment from Bufo bufo chromosome 8, aBufBuf1.1, whole genome shotgun sequence encodes:
- the LOC120977109 gene encoding H/ACA ribonucleoprotein complex subunit DKC1 isoform X3, whose protein sequence is MAEDAGSKKKSKKRRSQTLGEIADIQHEESFLIQPESKVAQLDTSQWPLLLKNFDKLNVRTTHYTPIPSGSNPLKRDITEYVKTGFINLDKPANPSSHEVVAWIRRILRVEKTGHSGTLDPKVTGCLIVCIDRATRLVKSQQSAGKEYVGIVRLHDAIENELQLSRTLETLTGALFQRPPLIAAVKRQLRVRTIYESKLIEYDPERRLGIFWVSCEAGTYIRTLCVHMGLLLGVGGQMQELRRVRSGVLGEKDNLVTMHDVLDAQWHYDNNKDEKYLRRVVFPLEKLLVSHKRLVMKDSAVNAICYGAKIMLPGLLRYEDGIEMNQDIVVITTKGEAICIGTALMTTAVISTCDHGVVAKIKRVIMERDTYPRKWGLGPKASQKKMMIQKGMLDKHGKPNENTPASWSQGYVDYR, encoded by the exons GATATACAACATGAAGAAAGCTTTTTGATACAGCCAGAATCCAAAGTTGCCCAGTTGGATACATCTCAGTGGCCGCTGTTGCTTAAG AACTTTGATAAGCTAAATGTTCGGACAACACACTACACTCCCATACCGTCCGGGTCAAACCCTTTGAAGAGGGACATCACAGAATACGTTAA AACAGGTTTTATTAATCTGGATAAACCGGCTAACCCGTCCTCGCACGAGGTGGTTGCATGGATTCGTCGTATTTTAAGGGTAGAAAAAACTGGCCACAGTGGGACGTTGGATCCTAAAGTCACTGGTTGTCTTATAGTATGCATTGACCGTGCCACCCGACTTGTGAAGTCACAGCAAAGTGCAG GGAAAGAATATGTTGGTATTGTGCGACTGCACGATGCAATAGAGAATGAACTGCAGCTTTCGCGG ACCCTGGAGACCCTCACCGGTGCACTGTTTCAGAGACCGCCATTAATAGCTGCTGTAAAGAGGCAACTGCGCGTCAGAACAATCTATGAAAGCAAACTCATAGAATACGACCCCGAGCGTAGACTGG GTATATTTTGGGTGAGCTGTGAAGCCGGTACATATATCCGTACTTTATGCGTTCACATGGGTTTGCTGCTTGGGGTTGGTGGCCAGATGCAGGAGCTTCGCAGGGTTCGTTCAGGTGTCCTAGGAGAGAAG GACAATCTGGTCACGATGCATGACGTTTTGGATGCTCAGTGGCATTATGATAACAATAAAGATGAAAAGTATCTTCGTAGGGTTGTCTTTCCACTGGAAAAGCTTTTGGTGTCTCATAAAAGATTGGTTATGAAGGACAGTGCA GTGAATGCTATATGTTATGGGGCAAAGATCATGCTTCCCGGTCTTTTGAGATACGAGGATGGCATTGAAATGAACCAGGATATTGTGGTAATCACAACCAAAGGGGAAGCAATCTGCATTG GTACTGCCCTTATGACTACAGCTGTGATATCTACATGTGACCATGGAGTTGTGGCAAAAATTAAACGTGTAATTATGGAGAGGGATACCTATCCCCGCAAGTGGGGCCTTGGTCCTAAG GCCAGCCAGAAGAAGATGATGATCCAGAAAGGAATGTTAGACAAGCATGGAAAGCCCAATGAGAACACCCCTGCAAGTTGGAGCCAAGGATATGTTGATTACAGGTAA
- the LOC120977109 gene encoding H/ACA ribonucleoprotein complex subunit DKC1 isoform X2, with amino-acid sequence MAEDAGSKKKSKKRRSQTLGEIADIQHEESFLIQPESKVAQLDTSQWPLLLKNFDKLNVRTTHYTPIPSGSNPLKRDITEYVKTGFINLDKPANPSSHEVVAWIRRILRVEKTGHSGTLDPKVTGCLIVCIDRATRLVKSQQSAGKEYVGIVRLHDAIENELQLSRTLETLTGALFQRPPLIAAVKRQLRVRTIYESKLIEYDPERRLGIFWVSCEAGTYIRTLCVHMGLLLGVGGQMQELRRVRSGVLGEKDNLVTMHDVLDAQWHYDNNKDEKYLRRVVFPLEKLLVSHKRLVMKDSAVNAICYGAKIMLPGLLRYEDGIEMNQDIVVITTKGEAICIGTALMTTAVISTCDHGVVAKIKRVIMERDTYPRKWGLGPKASQKKMMIQKGMLDKHGKPNENTPASWSQGYVDYSAGQKKEKVISTEVEPPVKRKHVSESDSDTRAQTSTKKRKVKRQ; translated from the exons GATATACAACATGAAGAAAGCTTTTTGATACAGCCAGAATCCAAAGTTGCCCAGTTGGATACATCTCAGTGGCCGCTGTTGCTTAAG AACTTTGATAAGCTAAATGTTCGGACAACACACTACACTCCCATACCGTCCGGGTCAAACCCTTTGAAGAGGGACATCACAGAATACGTTAA AACAGGTTTTATTAATCTGGATAAACCGGCTAACCCGTCCTCGCACGAGGTGGTTGCATGGATTCGTCGTATTTTAAGGGTAGAAAAAACTGGCCACAGTGGGACGTTGGATCCTAAAGTCACTGGTTGTCTTATAGTATGCATTGACCGTGCCACCCGACTTGTGAAGTCACAGCAAAGTGCAG GGAAAGAATATGTTGGTATTGTGCGACTGCACGATGCAATAGAGAATGAACTGCAGCTTTCGCGG ACCCTGGAGACCCTCACCGGTGCACTGTTTCAGAGACCGCCATTAATAGCTGCTGTAAAGAGGCAACTGCGCGTCAGAACAATCTATGAAAGCAAACTCATAGAATACGACCCCGAGCGTAGACTGG GTATATTTTGGGTGAGCTGTGAAGCCGGTACATATATCCGTACTTTATGCGTTCACATGGGTTTGCTGCTTGGGGTTGGTGGCCAGATGCAGGAGCTTCGCAGGGTTCGTTCAGGTGTCCTAGGAGAGAAG GACAATCTGGTCACGATGCATGACGTTTTGGATGCTCAGTGGCATTATGATAACAATAAAGATGAAAAGTATCTTCGTAGGGTTGTCTTTCCACTGGAAAAGCTTTTGGTGTCTCATAAAAGATTGGTTATGAAGGACAGTGCA GTGAATGCTATATGTTATGGGGCAAAGATCATGCTTCCCGGTCTTTTGAGATACGAGGATGGCATTGAAATGAACCAGGATATTGTGGTAATCACAACCAAAGGGGAAGCAATCTGCATTG GTACTGCCCTTATGACTACAGCTGTGATATCTACATGTGACCATGGAGTTGTGGCAAAAATTAAACGTGTAATTATGGAGAGGGATACCTATCCCCGCAAGTGGGGCCTTGGTCCTAAG GCCAGCCAGAAGAAGATGATGATCCAGAAAGGAATGTTAGACAAGCATGGAAAGCCCAATGAGAACACCCCTGCAAGTTGGAGCCAAGGATATGTTGATTACAG TGCGGGACAGAAGAAGGAGAAGGTGATCAGTACAGAGGTAGAGCCACCAGTGAAG agGAAGCATGTAAGCGAGTCAGATAGTGACACAAGAGCACAAACTTCCACCAAAAAGAGAAAGGTAA